Proteins from one Mucilaginibacter jinjuensis genomic window:
- a CDS encoding glycoside hydrolase family 3 N-terminal domain-containing protein, translated as MNKTKYTLLVTAVLYVNAIAAMHHVNKKAAHLHADTTGCNCDVDKQIELAAKTKGNKKPISTVSKTKTDAAIPKYLDPKVPIEERITDLLPRLTLEEKVVELSDSWGSKAIPRLKIPAMLKTEGLHGQSYSTGATIYPQPIAMASTFNTDLVNKIGIATAVESKAANLRVTWSPVLDVARDARWGRVEETYGEDPYLVSRMGVAWINGFQSLGMLAVPKHFAGHGEPLGGRDSHDVGLSDRMMRNIHLVPFRAAVEEAHVGGVMAAYSTWNAVPDNGSTELLQKILREEWGFDGMVVSDCSGPENFLYKQSTVSNLEEACREAIRAGVDIECGSAFKKALKQAVQDGYLKESELDNNLRRVFRAKFKLGLFENAGSPDMVWDKLPAYNTPEHQALAREVAVQGSVLLKNDRQLLPLKKDIKTIAVIGPNADIAQIGDYSAKPEANQLVTVLQGIKSHVSVGTKVLYAHGCDVLSADTSGFAEAKQMAAQADAVVLVVGDQSVRENIHDASKPTTGENVDGATLEIPGVQRRLIKAIQATGKPVVLVLVNGKPFTLSWEAENIPAILETWYPGEEGGNATADLIFGDRNPSGKLPMTFPRHVGQLPLTYDYMPSGRNYNYYDMPFAPLFRFGYGLSYTTFKYSNLVITPKKDDPGFVSISVDIQNTGDRDGNEAVQLYVTDMVTSVITPVIQLKGVKKVSLKKGETQTVNFELTPYQLSILNPGMDRVLESGKFRVHIGSASPEFPGGNTDQKQKIGFKDATEGISGEFNIDKNYKANFSYQLKIPTTAHAGESFPVTVTVKNEGNLLDIADLKIYGENLIDTHRFEIAAGQTKSFTFNITLYHSGQQNVNVVLGSKITSGSIQVLKSPARLQLTNARTVIGNDGVLHYKALATNVGSEPYQNTLTIAADGKEVARQSLTLSPGEHRDVNIDYAFPHSGAFQLKVGSDAPQQIIVPGGVSLGLKDPLVYLNFDNATDGGVRNEVTGTILPVKGKPEYANGKQGKGFYTADKKTFINAGSLDLYRKPFTLATWVNIDALEDGQAMLFGGQAPMGADIDVSGTNLAAGIFNKQLFSSFLDRDVKGKAQTETGKWVHVAYTYNPDKEQGSLYINGKLDQQGAQKPYAGPLEMIGGAQRFNHGKYTMDDVLITRSCLPESSIKLLADEGINAFQKGEITTDWRDLTAMLVNLKASANIPLNSNIKVTVEVGDKSGNSIDSKTIDLKSGEQSIPLNGIKPGAKVKLKVTFTATKLGVIPTLQTVSLDAIRWSTTDEWQKGSHSESLKIGL; from the coding sequence ATGAACAAAACAAAATATACGCTTTTAGTTACCGCGGTATTGTACGTTAACGCTATTGCTGCAATGCATCATGTAAACAAAAAAGCAGCTCATTTACATGCTGATACCACAGGTTGCAATTGCGATGTAGATAAACAAATAGAGCTGGCTGCCAAAACGAAGGGAAATAAGAAACCAATTAGTACGGTATCGAAAACTAAAACGGATGCTGCTATCCCAAAATACCTCGATCCTAAGGTTCCTATTGAAGAGCGGATAACAGATCTGCTTCCCCGCTTAACGCTCGAAGAAAAAGTTGTTGAGCTAAGCGACAGCTGGGGATCAAAAGCAATTCCACGTTTGAAGATTCCAGCTATGCTAAAAACTGAAGGCTTGCATGGGCAATCTTATTCAACCGGGGCAACTATCTATCCGCAACCCATAGCTATGGCCAGTACTTTTAACACCGATTTAGTTAACAAGATTGGTATAGCCACCGCGGTTGAAAGTAAAGCCGCAAATCTGCGCGTAACCTGGTCGCCGGTGCTGGATGTAGCACGCGATGCCCGTTGGGGCAGGGTAGAAGAAACCTATGGCGAAGACCCTTACCTCGTAAGCCGGATGGGCGTGGCCTGGATCAATGGATTCCAAAGCCTGGGTATGTTGGCCGTCCCCAAACACTTTGCCGGTCACGGCGAACCATTGGGCGGGCGCGATAGCCATGATGTGGGCTTATCAGATAGGATGATGCGTAATATCCACCTCGTGCCATTCAGGGCTGCGGTAGAAGAAGCACATGTTGGTGGCGTAATGGCTGCCTATAGCACATGGAATGCCGTACCCGACAATGGCTCGACCGAATTACTCCAAAAAATACTACGTGAGGAATGGGGTTTCGATGGCATGGTGGTTTCTGACTGCAGCGGCCCCGAAAATTTCCTGTACAAACAATCAACCGTCAGCAATTTAGAAGAGGCCTGTCGCGAAGCTATTCGTGCGGGTGTAGATATTGAATGTGGCTCAGCTTTTAAGAAAGCGCTGAAGCAAGCGGTTCAAGATGGTTATCTAAAAGAGAGCGAACTGGATAATAACCTTCGCCGGGTTTTCAGGGCGAAGTTTAAACTTGGTTTATTTGAAAATGCAGGCTCGCCTGATATGGTTTGGGATAAATTACCAGCCTACAACACACCAGAGCATCAGGCTTTGGCAAGGGAAGTAGCCGTACAAGGATCGGTGTTACTGAAAAATGATCGACAGTTACTTCCATTAAAAAAAGATATTAAAACTATTGCCGTAATTGGCCCCAATGCAGATATTGCACAGATAGGTGATTACTCGGCCAAGCCCGAAGCCAATCAATTGGTTACTGTTTTGCAGGGTATAAAATCGCATGTGAGTGTGGGTACAAAGGTGTTATATGCGCATGGCTGCGATGTGCTGTCGGCGGATACCTCTGGCTTTGCAGAAGCCAAGCAAATGGCCGCTCAAGCTGATGCTGTAGTATTAGTTGTTGGAGATCAATCTGTACGCGAAAATATCCATGATGCATCCAAGCCGACTACAGGCGAAAATGTGGATGGCGCTACTTTAGAAATTCCGGGCGTGCAACGCAGGTTAATCAAAGCTATTCAGGCTACAGGTAAGCCTGTGGTATTGGTACTGGTAAATGGCAAACCTTTTACCCTGAGTTGGGAAGCCGAAAATATTCCAGCCATACTCGAAACCTGGTATCCGGGCGAAGAAGGCGGTAACGCCACAGCTGATCTGATCTTCGGCGACCGTAACCCATCGGGGAAATTGCCTATGACTTTCCCCCGCCATGTAGGCCAATTGCCGTTAACGTATGACTATATGCCATCGGGTCGTAATTATAATTATTATGATATGCCATTTGCGCCACTGTTTCGCTTTGGGTATGGACTAAGCTACACTACCTTTAAGTATAGTAACCTGGTTATTACTCCTAAAAAAGATGATCCCGGTTTTGTATCAATTTCGGTAGATATTCAAAATACAGGCGACCGTGATGGTAATGAAGCAGTACAATTATATGTTACTGATATGGTTACTTCGGTAATTACCCCGGTGATACAGTTGAAAGGAGTGAAGAAGGTTTCGCTCAAAAAAGGAGAAACGCAGACTGTGAATTTTGAATTAACGCCATATCAACTATCTATCTTAAACCCCGGTATGGATAGGGTATTGGAGAGCGGTAAATTCAGGGTGCACATTGGTAGTGCCAGTCCCGAGTTTCCGGGTGGCAATACGGATCAAAAACAGAAGATTGGTTTTAAAGACGCGACTGAAGGTATTTCGGGAGAATTCAACATAGATAAAAACTATAAGGCCAATTTTAGCTATCAGCTTAAAATACCTACAACCGCACATGCCGGCGAAAGCTTCCCGGTTACGGTAACGGTTAAAAATGAGGGCAACCTGCTGGATATTGCCGATCTTAAAATTTACGGTGAAAACTTAATAGATACCCATCGTTTCGAAATAGCAGCGGGCCAAACCAAGAGCTTTACCTTTAATATCACCTTATACCACAGCGGGCAGCAAAATGTAAATGTGGTTTTGGGTTCTAAGATAACCTCGGGCAGTATTCAAGTCTTAAAATCACCTGCAAGGTTACAGTTGACTAATGCTCGTACCGTTATTGGTAACGATGGCGTATTGCATTACAAAGCACTAGCTACCAACGTTGGTAGCGAACCTTATCAAAATACACTAACCATTGCTGCGGATGGTAAAGAGGTTGCGCGTCAATCCCTCACACTTTCGCCGGGCGAACATCGGGATGTTAATATTGATTATGCGTTTCCGCACTCGGGTGCTTTTCAGTTAAAAGTTGGCAGCGATGCACCGCAGCAAATTATTGTGCCGGGAGGAGTGAGCTTAGGACTTAAAGATCCACTGGTGTATCTGAATTTTGATAATGCAACTGATGGCGGCGTGCGCAACGAAGTTACAGGCACTATACTCCCGGTAAAAGGTAAACCCGAATATGCAAATGGCAAGCAAGGTAAAGGCTTTTACACGGCTGATAAAAAGACATTTATTAATGCTGGAAGCTTAGACCTGTACCGGAAACCTTTTACGCTTGCTACCTGGGTAAATATCGATGCTTTAGAAGATGGACAAGCCATGCTATTTGGCGGCCAGGCACCAATGGGAGCCGATATTGATGTAAGCGGGACTAACCTCGCAGCAGGGATCTTCAATAAACAATTATTCTCCTCTTTCCTGGATCGTGATGTGAAGGGGAAAGCCCAAACTGAAACCGGTAAATGGGTTCATGTGGCTTACACCTATAATCCGGATAAAGAGCAAGGCTCGCTATATATTAATGGTAAACTCGATCAGCAGGGGGCGCAAAAACCTTATGCTGGTCCATTGGAAATGATTGGTGGGGCACAGCGCTTTAATCACGGTAAATACACGATGGATGATGTATTAATAACCCGCTCATGCCTGCCTGAGAGCAGCATTAAGCTATTGGCAGATGAAGGTATCAACGCCTTTCAAAAAGGTGAAATAACTACTGATTGGCGCGACCTAACTGCTATGCTTGTCAACTTGAAAGCATCAGCA
- a CDS encoding glycoside hydrolase family 99-like domain-containing protein, whose protein sequence is MKKRHIYTIGCLALLALTSAFSCKKKEPTVEDNFLDYKIPDVPVTSNYTVGAFYYQFGSFNTNVTQKPTVGGPGPYFYSNGFPALGTATAPVLTPAIMDQHVADAQLAKIDYFIFSVRSPNLNNAGFKADSNTIVSFLNAANSSKTNFAVSYSLDIGLLGITNSGGTSGNGVTIESNATKLAAFYNDFKRLSYWMTKANYQKVNGKYLIVINNAQDLNSNNNAALYAQLRSNLSAMGFQLYIVGMQNRWSPPERYFYRFQNCTDAMYEANMSDYASDIDRFNLFPQMCDQNFAYWKTTVESWGQEFIPCVMAGYNYQIGNPTSSNLSVQRTADGAYYKTFTNVAKRNASKSRLIFVDSFNNFSVDSQIEPTQSYGTLYLDLTRTGFKVN, encoded by the coding sequence ATGAAAAAGAGACATATATATACAATTGGTTGTTTGGCGTTATTAGCGCTAACAAGCGCATTCTCCTGCAAAAAGAAGGAACCAACTGTAGAAGACAACTTCCTGGATTATAAGATCCCCGATGTACCGGTTACAAGTAATTATACGGTAGGTGCATTTTATTACCAATTTGGATCATTTAATACCAATGTTACCCAAAAGCCAACGGTTGGTGGGCCTGGGCCATATTTTTATTCAAACGGTTTCCCGGCACTGGGTACAGCTACAGCACCGGTACTTACCCCGGCTATTATGGATCAGCACGTGGCGGATGCGCAATTGGCTAAGATTGATTACTTTATATTTTCGGTAAGATCGCCCAATTTAAACAACGCCGGTTTCAAAGCCGATTCTAACACCATTGTGTCGTTTTTAAATGCAGCTAACTCATCAAAAACCAACTTCGCTGTTTCCTACAGTCTTGATATTGGGCTGTTAGGCATCACCAACTCTGGCGGCACCAGTGGTAATGGGGTAACCATTGAGTCCAACGCTACTAAACTGGCGGCATTTTATAACGATTTCAAAAGGTTATCCTATTGGATGACCAAGGCTAATTACCAAAAGGTGAATGGCAAATATCTGATCGTAATAAATAACGCACAAGATCTGAACTCAAATAACAATGCCGCATTATATGCGCAGCTCAGGAGCAATTTATCGGCAATGGGTTTCCAGCTTTATATTGTAGGGATGCAAAACCGTTGGTCGCCGCCAGAGCGTTATTTCTATCGTTTCCAGAACTGTACCGATGCGATGTATGAGGCCAATATGTCTGATTATGCGAGTGATATCGACAGGTTTAACCTTTTCCCACAGATGTGCGATCAAAACTTTGCTTACTGGAAAACAACTGTTGAATCATGGGGACAGGAATTTATCCCTTGTGTAATGGCCGGGTATAATTACCAGATTGGTAACCCAACCTCATCAAACCTCAGTGTGCAGCGTACGGCAGATGGTGCTTATTATAAAACATTTACCAATGTGGCTAAACGCAATGCTTCCAAAAGCAGGCTGATATTCGTCGATTCATTTAACAACTTTAGTGTGGATTCGCAGATTGAACCTACCCAAAGTTATGGTACACTTTACCTCGACCTCACCAGGACGGGCTTCAAAGTAAACTAA
- a CDS encoding SusD/RagB family nutrient-binding outer membrane lipoprotein gives MKKIIIYITLVLICTTVSCTKDFTGLNTDPSRFASAAPESILTGVFLNTINKLESNNISYLWEYSHIVDPAGRYLGGDEGTWKTMYINVLGNTEQLKKLYVGNAAYTNRVAITDIWECYVYAYLVGTYGPIPYSNAGKTNNPDVEYDDENTIYTSILNRLKADAAAINVNGDKVNPDVIFNGNLTQWIKFANSLRLRIALRVQNNLPDVAATHVKDVMANESMLMTADADDAKFAYGTATGSQSVYYTQLVQGTAFLGTAAPVMSDYVFTYFRSYHDPRIDAYFQKAATPFNITDTLTSTKSSLHYIVSYPIPHLGQPKTQPSQTALTDWGLTGGTFIGATVPTNFSTMPAALTASTRPFYMMTYAEVCFLKAEAVMKGWGGSQTADQYYYAGINANFAFWGLTPAQASAYEAQNGIKWGTAGHGFNYDLGFISTSIPADNMTKIWLQEWINFYDDGAFDAWCLQRRTHNLILPPHTNPGNNPGVTGVGANYANLPDRWFYPVQSEVNTNPLGYANGVKLLGSPGDYVFTPLKIEPAYTYPNWPKTKVFIDYSFVEKWYGNNIEDLTAAGIKYSVLSTY, from the coding sequence ATGAAGAAGATTATTATATATATCACCCTGGTGCTTATCTGCACTACGGTATCATGTACCAAAGATTTTACGGGCTTAAATACAGACCCTTCGAGGTTTGCATCGGCTGCTCCCGAGTCTATATTAACCGGTGTTTTCTTGAATACCATTAACAAGCTGGAAAGCAACAATATTAGTTACCTGTGGGAGTACAGTCATATTGTTGACCCCGCTGGCCGCTATTTAGGTGGTGATGAAGGAACCTGGAAAACCATGTATATTAATGTATTGGGTAATACCGAACAGTTGAAAAAACTGTACGTAGGCAATGCAGCCTATACCAATCGCGTTGCTATTACAGATATTTGGGAATGCTATGTTTACGCTTACCTGGTAGGTACTTATGGCCCTATACCTTACAGTAATGCAGGCAAAACAAACAATCCTGATGTGGAGTATGATGATGAAAACACCATCTACACTTCTATCCTCAATCGCTTAAAGGCTGATGCTGCCGCCATAAATGTTAACGGCGATAAAGTAAACCCCGATGTAATTTTCAACGGTAACTTAACCCAATGGATAAAATTTGCCAATTCGTTAAGGTTACGTATTGCTTTACGTGTACAAAATAATTTACCTGATGTTGCCGCTACCCATGTTAAGGATGTGATGGCTAACGAAAGCATGTTAATGACTGCTGATGCTGATGATGCCAAATTTGCTTATGGAACTGCCACAGGCAGCCAATCTGTTTACTACACTCAACTGGTACAGGGAACCGCATTTTTAGGAACCGCAGCGCCGGTTATGAGCGATTATGTGTTTACTTATTTCCGCTCGTATCATGATCCGCGAATTGATGCTTATTTCCAGAAAGCGGCAACGCCTTTTAATATTACAGATACCTTAACCAGTACCAAAAGCAGTTTGCATTATATTGTGTCTTACCCTATACCTCACTTAGGGCAGCCAAAAACACAGCCAAGCCAAACAGCATTGACCGACTGGGGGCTTACCGGTGGGACATTTATTGGAGCCACGGTACCTACTAATTTTAGTACAATGCCTGCTGCGTTAACCGCGTCAACCCGTCCGTTTTATATGATGACTTATGCTGAGGTTTGTTTCCTGAAAGCAGAGGCCGTTATGAAAGGCTGGGGAGGTTCGCAAACTGCCGATCAGTATTATTATGCAGGTATCAATGCCAACTTTGCTTTCTGGGGGTTAACCCCTGCACAGGCATCAGCTTATGAAGCTCAAAATGGCATTAAATGGGGCACAGCTGGCCATGGCTTTAACTATGATCTGGGCTTTATTAGCACCAGTATTCCGGCCGATAACATGACCAAGATCTGGTTACAGGAATGGATAAATTTTTATGATGATGGCGCATTTGATGCCTGGTGCTTGCAACGCCGTACCCATAATCTCATTTTACCGCCGCATACCAATCCGGGCAATAACCCGGGGGTTACAGGTGTTGGCGCTAATTATGCCAACCTGCCCGATCGCTGGTTTTATCCGGTACAGAGCGAAGTTAATACTAACCCTCTTGGGTATGCTAATGGTGTGAAATTACTGGGTAGCCCCGGCGATTATGTATTCACTCCTTTAAAAATAGAACCGGCTTATACTTATCCTAACTGGCCCAAAACTAAAGTATTTATCGACTATAGTTTTGTAGAGAAATGGTACGGTAATAATATAGAAGACCTTACCGCCGCAGGTATAAAATACAGCGTGTTATCAACCTATTAA
- a CDS encoding SusC/RagA family TonB-linked outer membrane protein: protein MRRLLFMLFFTWSVIQCLGQNRVIKGKVTDEKGQPLPGVTVTAKQTTQRIATNTDGNYTITLNGNVNVLVFTFVGYQPQEVNIAGKATADVKMLPAASSTLDEVIVTALNIPREKKSLGYAIQSVNVNDMTEARSQNISDLLDGKVSGLQIITSGQPTGSTRVVIRGANSITGNNQPLYVVDGVPIDNNDSNGQVGNLDYGNNAADLNPDDIENIQVLKGPNAAALYGSRAANGAILITTKKGKKNSGLGISYNGNYMASRVLQFPDLQYIYGEGTGGRMNGTLVGPLGSGVIQAGTSGSPARNWGSPMLGQPYLTYNGLLSTYSPQEEAVTGLFKVGGTSTQNVSLTNADDKSSFRISYTRTDANDVVQNQNVVSKNNFQLTGSRQFAPFLRIETRLQYIQETVKNRTYRNEDPANPLNYINNAVLSIPLESLIPWKDANGNAILGGGNTSIENPYWDINENSNKDTHNTLIGGVTAYIKIFKDLQFRAQESGDLLWGNRYTFIQKGSLSNIPGSYNEFQQNNKVWNTEGLFLYNKHLKDFSIVANLGGNLRYTNYYNTQTGTASLAVHDVKNLSNTTSIYTANESLVRSQVNSVYGTASVGYKDFVFVDVTGRNDWSSTLPAANASFFYPSVSGSFVFTELWKNIPPSILSFGKIRASIAKVGNDTSPYNLYSLFGNGGSFNGINYVTFDQLLKNSNLKPELTTSTEIGLELHFLNNRITLDGDVYKSKSVNQILTGFTPPEFGFNQQIINAGSVQNKGIELSLSGTPIRSKNFSWDAIYNFSANRNKVLSLAPGISSILLGQAVTGSVYAEVGKPIGVIRAQDQAYSSDGKALIVPSTGVPYYTTINPVLGNASPSALMSFGSTFKYKRLSFNFLVSSRIGGSIYSGTSFRYFTSGISSQTLQGRDAWLFSDGVLGENGNEQNGTTSIYNLAYPDAARVKGSIFPGYAPLLNANGQPVLDANGNMIANLNAPNTRYISPQTYWQQVGGHIGHLYTYDASYVKLTQVILSYQLNQRWLPHVFKAASVSLVGRNLWIIFQKTPKGIDPESAASSGNGQGLEMGGSLPYASYGVDLKLSF, encoded by the coding sequence ATGAGAAGACTTTTATTCATGCTTTTTTTTACATGGAGTGTGATTCAATGTTTGGGACAGAACCGTGTAATAAAGGGCAAGGTAACCGATGAAAAAGGCCAACCTTTACCCGGCGTTACAGTCACTGCCAAACAAACCACTCAGCGCATTGCCACCAATACGGATGGTAATTACACCATTACACTTAATGGTAATGTTAATGTGCTTGTATTTACTTTCGTAGGCTATCAACCCCAGGAGGTTAATATTGCCGGGAAAGCAACTGCCGATGTTAAGATGTTACCGGCCGCCTCCAGTACCCTGGATGAGGTTATTGTTACAGCGCTTAACATCCCCCGCGAAAAGAAATCATTGGGTTATGCTATTCAGAGTGTCAACGTAAATGACATGACCGAAGCCCGCTCGCAAAACATCAGCGACCTTTTGGATGGTAAGGTATCAGGCTTGCAGATTATTACCAGCGGGCAGCCAACGGGCTCCACTCGTGTAGTTATACGTGGCGCTAATTCAATCACCGGTAACAATCAGCCGCTTTACGTGGTTGATGGTGTACCGATTGATAACAATGACTCTAACGGCCAGGTGGGCAACCTCGATTACGGTAACAACGCTGCCGACCTTAACCCGGATGATATTGAAAATATCCAGGTTTTAAAAGGGCCTAATGCAGCTGCTCTTTATGGCTCGCGCGCGGCTAATGGTGCAATTTTGATTACCACTAAAAAAGGTAAAAAGAATTCGGGCCTGGGCATTTCTTACAATGGTAACTATATGGCCTCACGTGTACTGCAGTTTCCTGACTTGCAGTATATATATGGCGAAGGTACCGGTGGCCGTATGAATGGTACGCTTGTAGGTCCGTTGGGCTCTGGCGTTATACAGGCGGGCACAAGTGGTAGCCCTGCTCGTAACTGGGGTTCGCCAATGTTAGGGCAACCATATTTAACTTATAATGGTTTGTTGTCAACTTACTCACCTCAGGAAGAAGCAGTAACCGGTTTGTTTAAAGTAGGCGGTACATCAACACAAAACGTTTCTCTAACCAATGCCGACGACAAGAGCTCTTTCCGTATTTCTTATACCAGAACAGATGCTAATGACGTGGTGCAGAACCAAAACGTAGTTAGCAAAAATAATTTCCAGTTAACTGGCAGCAGGCAGTTTGCACCGTTTTTGAGAATAGAAACCCGCTTACAGTATATCCAGGAAACGGTAAAGAACCGTACCTATCGTAATGAAGACCCCGCCAACCCATTAAATTATATTAACAACGCGGTATTGAGCATTCCATTAGAAAGTTTGATCCCATGGAAAGATGCTAACGGCAACGCGATACTTGGTGGCGGTAATACCAGTATCGAAAACCCTTACTGGGATATTAACGAAAACTCGAACAAAGACACCCACAACACCCTGATCGGTGGGGTAACTGCTTATATTAAAATATTTAAAGACTTACAATTCAGGGCGCAGGAATCGGGCGATTTGCTGTGGGGCAATCGTTACACTTTCATTCAGAAAGGATCTTTAAGTAATATCCCTGGTTCGTATAACGAGTTTCAACAGAATAATAAGGTGTGGAATACCGAGGGCTTGTTTTTATATAACAAACACCTGAAAGATTTCTCAATCGTAGCCAACCTGGGGGGTAACTTACGTTATACCAATTATTATAATACCCAAACAGGGACAGCATCACTTGCAGTACATGATGTAAAGAACCTCTCGAACACTACCAGTATTTATACAGCTAATGAGTCGCTCGTTAGGTCGCAGGTTAACTCTGTGTATGGCACAGCATCTGTTGGTTACAAGGATTTTGTATTTGTGGATGTTACCGGCCGTAACGATTGGTCATCAACCTTACCTGCTGCCAACGCCTCTTTCTTTTACCCATCAGTTAGCGGCAGTTTTGTATTTACCGAACTGTGGAAAAACATCCCGCCGTCTATTTTAAGCTTTGGTAAGATAAGAGCATCAATAGCTAAAGTAGGTAATGATACCAGCCCATATAACCTGTACTCGTTGTTTGGCAACGGCGGCAGCTTTAACGGCATTAACTACGTAACCTTCGATCAGTTGCTGAAGAACAGCAACCTTAAACCGGAGTTAACAACATCAACAGAAATAGGGTTAGAGTTGCACTTCCTCAATAACCGTATTACTTTAGATGGCGATGTTTATAAGTCGAAATCAGTTAACCAGATCCTTACCGGATTTACCCCTCCCGAATTTGGCTTTAATCAACAGATAATAAATGCAGGGTCGGTACAAAATAAAGGTATTGAACTTTCTTTATCGGGAACACCGATCAGAAGCAAAAATTTTAGCTGGGATGCCATCTATAACTTCTCTGCAAATCGCAACAAAGTACTTTCTCTTGCTCCGGGAATATCATCCATTTTGTTAGGGCAAGCCGTTACCGGAAGTGTTTATGCCGAAGTTGGAAAACCGATAGGGGTAATACGCGCACAAGATCAGGCTTACTCGTCTGATGGTAAAGCGCTTATAGTCCCAAGCACGGGTGTACCTTATTATACAACGATAAACCCTGTTTTGGGTAACGCAAGCCCAAGTGCATTAATGTCCTTCGGTTCTACATTTAAATATAAAAGGCTGAGTTTTAACTTCCTGGTATCAAGCCGTATCGGAGGCTCAATTTATTCGGGCACCAGCTTCCGTTACTTTACATCAGGTATATCTTCTCAGACCTTACAAGGCCGCGATGCATGGTTGTTTAGCGATGGTGTATTGGGCGAGAATGGAAACGAACAAAATGGAACAACATCTATCTACAACTTGGCGTACCCGGATGCCGCCCGTGTAAAAGGATCGATCTTTCCGGGATATGCACCTTTGCTTAATGCTAACGGCCAACCGGTGTTAGATGCTAACGGCAATATGATAGCCAATCTTAATGCGCCAAATACCCGTTACATTTCCCCTCAAACTTACTGGCAGCAGGTAGGTGGGCACATTGGCCATTTGTATACTTATGATGCTTCTTATGTAAAGCTTACCCAGGTAATTTTAAGCTACCAGCTTAACCAGCGATGGTTGCCTCATGTTTTCAAAGCTGCATCTGTATCGCTTGTAGGCCGCAACCTGTGGATCATATTCCAAAAAACGCCTAAAGGTATCGATCCAGAATCCGCCGCTTCTTCAGGAAACGGACAAGGATTGGAAATGGGCGGTTCCTTACCCTATGCAAGCTATGGTGTTGATTTAAAACTTTCATTCTAA